Within the Populus trichocarpa isolate Nisqually-1 chromosome 14, P.trichocarpa_v4.1, whole genome shotgun sequence genome, the region CAGCAACACCATGGTCCAGACTTGTCCCACATTCTCCAGTAAATACACCCTGGAAGGTAAGGAAATAagatgtaattaattatgatCGGTTCTTGTAGCCATTACTCAATTGAACTGCATGTTTGACACTTCAACAAAGTTCTACTGTGctttaaaacatcaaaaccatCATCAGGTCTTGTACTTAATACCATGTCAGGGAGAGAAATTTCTTACCGAATTATATAACTGGAAATTTCTGCCACCACCTTCAATTGCAACACTCACTGGCTGATTTGCCACTGCCTTTTTCAATGCCGTCTCATCATTTTCAGGAACATCTTCATAAGAATCGATTGAAACAACTTTGGCATTTTTCTGCAAGCACAAACATCTATTAGGAACCATCTTCTTGAATGAATAAACATTTCATTATCTGCATTAATTTCATCGTGTTTCAGTTTCATCCTAAAGACCAAAGAAGGCTCACCCTGTACGTGTCACATCTACCATCACGACCAAGGTAGGGATAGTCATCTTCAGTGTCAATGCCACCATTGTTGATGATGAATTCAAAAGCGTAATCCATAAGACCACCATTGCACCCTTCATTATAACTGGTATCACAATCCACCAACTCCTGCTCAGACAAAGCGATCAAATCACCAGTGACGATCTTGTTAATCCCTTCCACAGCAGCAATCGTTGAGAACGCCCAGCAACTCCCTTTATATCAAAAGAAACGTCAGTAATTTATCCTTTCACGGtgtatataaaatcaaaacgtTTCAAGACTCAGTTTGATGCCGGCAAGCTCATTTACTAACATATCAATACACAAatctttaatcaaataaaaaaattggattctTTGCCTATAATCGCGCTCCTATTTTGCTTTTCTGGATTAATCAACGAGTAAAATGTATCATTCGACATTGGCTAGCAGTTTGCCCTTGTGCTGGAATCAGTGGATCCAAAAATTATCTATACCAGCCGCAATTATGACTATTAGTTTGGAGCCTTCTCGCACATGACGAAACCGAAACTAAATTCAAGACACGGCTGAGATGAAGAAATACAGTTCCTGGTATACTGAATAATTTATCGGGTAAAGCGATATTACAGTCGtagaaaaacatgaagaaaactCCACACACGAGGAACCAATTTCCTAAGTACTGCATCAAATCTATAGGCAAAAGCGTCTAGCGATCcctcaaaccaaaaaaatatattaaaacagtAGTAACTTTGACGATCACgtttagttttttaatcatCCACATccggatatatatatatatatatatatatatatattgtgatgTGTGTAAGTGAATTTTTTCCCCCTTGATCTCCTCTTAAATGCTATCATAGAGAAAGAATTCGTTGACCAACAAAGACAAATCAAAggttaatcaaaatatttggaACACGATTAGATAATTCCAAggaaatcaaaaacaaatacctaccaaataaaattgattcGATGCCAGAAAAAGTTTGACAAAAAATTTTAACCCTCTAGTTTGAACTttactcttccttttcttttatgatttacTGTAATTTCGGATCGGCCTCTAAAATctttaataagaattaaaaggGAGCAGGTCTAGATATTTGCTTCACTGAaaatagatttatatttttaataaaaataaatatattagcAAAGAGCAATCCTGGTAGTTAAAGGAAACTTACCACAGCCTCCCTGATCTTTGACCTCAGCTACGGCACCTTCCTTCCTCCAGTCAACGGAATCCGGCAAAGAGTCTCCAACACGCGGAGCATAACGATCACTTGTCTTAGGCAACCTCTTCTTATGACCAGTTCGAGTACCCAAGTACATGGACCGGAACTCCTCGTTGGTCAGATCAGCAAATCGGTTCAACCCGACTGTGTAGGTCCGGTTCTCTGAATTATGCTGATCAATAAACATAAGATTATCcttaaaaatctcaaatctcttttctttctctcctagAGCGTTGTAGTTCTTTCCATGCTTTACAAGCCACTCCTCGTACATGGCCATAACCTCATCATCAGTTCTCCAGCTTGATTTGGTAGCATGAGTTTGGTGATAGGATATGATTGACATGTCGAAGGCTGATGATAAAGCAAAGACTAGAAACAATAGCATCAACATGAGCGTTGATGATCTAAACAACCCCATCTCtgattatttttctctctcctttttttcccttttgagaAAGGATTGGAGAGGAAGACAGGATGTGAAAATGGAGGGGTGGGGATGGTAggcttataaagaaaaaatggatGAGATATTAGGGTTAGATACAACAAGGTGAGGGATTAAATTTAAGGGAAAAATAATTAAGCCTTGAGGTGGTATGGTAATTTAATATTGGAAAACTGGAAGATGAAAATTTTGGTAGATGACAAGTGAGAACAGAAAAGCTACTGTCCATGCGGATGAGATTTGATTGGTCAGGAACCTGAACGAGAGTCCAACACCGTGAATATCGGAGTTGTTGTAATGGGGACTCATTTTCACGCGCGGATTTTTGCTGGGTAAACTGGCCAGCCGTAATGGTTAGAATCATAGCTATTAAACCTTATTCGAATGGACATCTTGacttgaaaattttagaattcaGAACTTCATtccatattggtttttttttaatcaaataagatattaatctattaaagttttattatttcatattgGTTTTTTAGTAATTCAATTCTTCTTCCCAAACCCAACTGAATCAACACCTATGAATTGATTTAATGATTTATGGATTAATATGATGATTTGTGAATTAAGTGTGTTTATATTTTAGTAGTTTTGCTGTTATGATGATTTGGAGAGGTAAGGTTTAAGAataattacaaattatttttttattattaattaatatttaaaaaataataaattaaacatataaaattataatacatCTTGAttagtcaaatattttttaaattaaggtgGATGCATAACCTAGTTTAAGACACACCATGCGCTCCCAACTGACCCGAACTCGATAATCCAGGTTACAGGTAGTATGAAGCGGTTAAAAGGTAAAATGTattgtttttacttgaaaagatTATGGTGTTGAGAGTGGTTGATACAGTGTGCGAATTAGGAGTGACCACGTCATCTGACTTTTGTGTGGGTGCCTTGGGCTGGTGGGAGACTGAGACCCCTCTTTTTGTCTTTCTGTGGGACACCACtaaaagttttaattgattCCTCCATTGCATCAATAATTACAACCCCTTTCCCTTTCACAAAACACAATTGCTTCGCTACCCTTCGGAGTCATAGTTTGTATTTGGTCCTCGCTTTTTATATAATCTAAATTTGgacactttcattttttttatcctaatatTATCCATCAACTCCTTGTTTCTCTATCATTTGGTACTTTTGTCAGCTTCCTCGTAAaaattttgggtttaatttcaatttatctcCTTAGATTTAGGATAGATctagtcttttttttctaagattttaattattacacTCAAGTATCAACATCCCTTTTAAACtaacccaaataatatatatattatcacctcatttgaccaattaaaaccttattttgttttgaatttcaatttttttatataaaaaaagaagttgaaactCGATACCATACAGctctaaaaatcaaattttttagtgtcaaatcaaagaaaaaatctagtgtcaatctattttgtaaatccCAACTATGTAATCACTTTTCTTGGCACCAAGCCGCTCAACCAACTAAGATCTTGGTTGTAATTCAAGAACTATGTAACCACTTGTACTAGAACTTGGGAAATAACATTAGGTAAGAAAACATGGGGATCAGGTCGAAACAAAATTAGGATCGCAGGGCTCAAATATGCTATGTCTTGCAAGTGGTGACGTGCtacttttcttgttcttttgtttaattcgagcccttttttaattcatttacaaAGTCGTCGGtgaaaaaattacagaaaacgTGAAAGCTAATCTTCACGACACACGACAGTCCTAGAAAACTGCGACTGTAGAAGGGAGATGGTGTTTACGTGCTGGATTGAAAATCTAAAACGATCCTGTGGATCAAAGCAAGccgattaaaaaaacaaaagcatatgcattgattaattattctgATATTTAGACCATGTGCTTGGccctaataatattttcatatggGTTATTAAGCAATTTCTAATCGAGTGAATTCAACTTCGATGATCGAGAGAGATTAACGAAGTAAACAAAGTCTAACTGTTAAGGGTCggagtgattttgtttttcgagacagatttgtttcttttttcttttgtttatctgTGAAATtctttgagagagagaaaaaaaactataattaaagcATGTGGTAAATAGATGTCTCTGGCTTACTTCCCGTGTTCCTCTTGGCTGCCGAAAACATTGAATTTGAGAAGATATAAAGACATTTACATATTTTTCTAACCAAACTggtaaaatagtaattatagTTGCTTAACCTGGATGGTGCCTCGACTATTATTATATTAGTCCGTGGATCGTCGGATCAAACTggattataaaacaatattattttggatgaaaaaattaatggagTTTATCTTATCTAATCTTACTTATATTAGGTTAATCAAATCACGTATTAGTTTTCAAAAcggtttaaaataaaacataaccaAGAACAAGTGTTGGGTAGACGGGTCATTATAGAAACCGACATGTGAGggcaaatttatttaataattatgcttTCAATCCGCCCAAGTTCCGTGTCTCCCAAACAAGGCGTTAGCTGATGTGCATCCACCATCCAAGGCTTTTGAGATTAGAAAAACGGTGAATGGGCCAAGTCCATAGATTCCTTGAATCTTAATAATGGTTTTAATTGACAAAGGACGAAAAAGATAAAGTTTACACTGACAAGCGACAGCAACCTTTGATTAAAACAAGAGATTTTTACAATTGTTGAGATATTTTCATGTTGATTGAgagcgtgtttggtattgtggttgctgttgtggttgtggttttaaaaaagttgttttataaaaagtacttttagttgaggttgggttggaaaaatatatgtttggttaaaactgtggttgaaattgaggttgaacaaaaagtagtttaatgtgtttggttaaaaaaatgcttttcaaattgaggttataaaataattaaaaaatatttttaatttaaatattgtagatttaactactattattacatcatgaaataaataatattgatatcatttttttttattattccattaaactatatgcaatgtcatcacatacgaaatttatccaacaatgactatatttttcatggtttcttaagcacgcaacaacaaaaactgaattttttgttacgtcatcaagcgatatctttctaattttttgaataaaacacaattaaaataaaaataaaaactgaattttttttaactgggtcgaaCCCGGCaataacataattggaattgcgatcaaatttcacaaatgctacgtcatcatgtgatatccttctaatttatgtagtgttattaaataatattaaatactagtttttcgagtaaaactcaattgttttaaaaaaaatttacaatttcattacgtacaaaattcattcgacaagaactacagtttttatgaatttttgagcgtgtaataaaattaggtaaaatattatcaggaataaaattgagattacaatacgagtaaatttaattcaccttaaactaattttttaaaaaaacaatattgttcatgttcacatgaacaatacgagtgaaatcaattaactataCTGGTttttcgaggaaaaaaaaactaaactttctgccatgtttttcaaaaaaaaaaaaaaacaacactgttcactaaagtgaacagtgcaacagtggagcatggctccactgtggagccatgctccactattCTGCTTTTTTCCCtacgagaagcagcaaaatgctgcttctcatgAAACTCCGGTTTCATGTGGGTCCTACCCATCAAAAGCAACTTTTTTTGGGTTACCAAACGTTAATTAacgtggctgcgggtgaacctcgCCCGCAGCCACGTTCTGAGTGTTTTGCAGACCCAATTTATTTGGTCATGAACTCACGAGAGGAAAGAACCAGAAATTTTCCAGTTGAAGACCTTTCTAATTTCTCTTACGGACAGCATTAGTCCACGAAGCATGTGTACTTGTTTACGAACcaaggtgagaaaaaaaaaaaaaacaggttctAATTAGATTTCCAAATAGATCCAAGACACCTGGTTTGTGATTCGTTTGAATTTGGACACGACCAAGGAGATTGGCGGTGGAAGTTTCCTTGGTGGGAGTACAAGAAGGGAAAATAAATTTCTCtttgataaatgaaaaaaaaaaaagattccagTCAAATCATTATAACAGTTTGGtagaatttttagaaaaacaatacctactataaaaattttgaataaaatagtaTGGTTTGaatatattcatgttttttaatattaattttgtatatGACCGCGCTATTAGAGATATTGGTTGTTTAGTTTATGAGCCTAATGTATATCTCacgtaaattaatttataagtgCAAAaatcaactcatttttttttaatgaaaaatcaacGATCAGgatattatattatactatatactaaaagaggtatcaattttttattatatgaattCCTAATGAAAAGCTGGTTTTAATCTTTAATGGACAAAGTAGCATCCCTTGAATGGATATGATGGTATTTTTCATTGAACACATTCATCATTGGTTGGAAAAAAGTTTTGGGAGTGCAGGAAGGGAAAATAAATTTCTcttggataaataaaaaagaaaaagaaaaagaaaaaaagattccaAGTCAAATCATTCTACTAATTTGGTAAGATttgtaaaaggataaaaaaaggaaataaataatcaatcataGAAAACACAtcatgattttactttttacacACATCAAAAAGATTTAgataaaatagttttaactatattttaaaaaatcaattaataagatTGTGATTGGTTAGGGGTTTAATTTGGATTAATCCAAAGTTAAGGTAATCTAAGGATTTGTTCATGGTTAATTTGAGGTTAGAGTTGTTGAGTGGACTTTTAAGGTGTGGTTAGAGTTATtctattaacattttttaataatattggttGTCTAAAAGATAAAGTACGATgacctgttatttttttttattttttttacttgtttttactattttattataccaacttatctttttttttagttatgggATGTCGAATATCGAGAATCTAAAAAAAGTTTAGCTTTTATAAAGGTGAATTGATATGAATGAGATGTACATTTTAATCAATGactaaacaataaatattttcatatattagtGACTGCgaacaaaaataatactaaGATACATAATTGTGTTcaaaatgtattgttttttctaaaattttataaccATTAACATTTCCCCGAAACTCTAAGTAAATAACATCaacatcatctttcaaaaaaaaataccatatttaTGTCCTCGAAACTCTGTCATGATCAATGCATAGGAGCTGCAATCATGTATCAGGCACAGGTCATTGGATATGTCACGAATGATTTCTCTTTTCTATACCGAACCTGTTTATAAATACGTGCTTCGCTCTGATAATTAACTCCCCTTCCATGCGGGGAAGCAGAAATATATTGCTGGGGCAGTTTCTTTCATAAGGCAGATAAAAATTATAGCTGTCACGTCGATAACTGAATTACCgtatcaatttttataaatcatttttattaaaacaaatatcatttctttttttttagtattcaaTTGGTCAGGTTTTGATAAATGATTAAGAGCTGGTATTcggttgttgtttatttttttaaaatattttttatttaaaaatatattaaaataatacatatattaaatttatttatacactaataaaataaaaaaatatataaaaaaattaatttttaaaaaatgatttaaaaataaaaaacatgaacacGCCGAGTTGCCCATCATGCCCTGAAAACCTGATAAAACCAGCCATGATTCAGTGtatcaatattgtttttctgtTCAATTTCGAATCTGTGTTGCGTTTGTCTGCTTAaccattaaagaaaaacaatgacgTTAGGATTGACTTCTCGGCACCTTCAAGAGCTGAATCTTTACGAAACACTTAAAATATATGGAAGTCACATCACAAAAATTGGAAACAATCTCCCAACAAAAAGCTCCAACCTTGTTTTAAAGAACGATATTTTTCAGTAGCAGAGATTCATCCTGGGCAACAAATTGTCATATGATTAAAAATAGCCTGGAAATCCCAATCATAACATACAAAACTCAATAATTTCCTAATATCTACGATGAAATTTCTTTTCCCATGtgaaaatttctcaaaccacTGTGTCTCGAACAGTAtcttattatatgaaaaatacaaatttttatttaaatcttgattatttttatggttagaaaatgcttttataaaaaaataaattttaaatttattttttagtatttttagattgttttaatatactatattaaaattattatatttaaaaaaatataacagtgaaATGATTTTTCTCGACCAGAATTATAAAACTACTGATGCTATCCACCTACGATTAAGAACGGTCTCGAGAGCTGAACATTTCCTTAATGcaattttaagagaaaaggCATCATTAATGTACGGCTGATAtgttgttttcaaaatatattcaaCAATCCCAGATTTTGTATGTGATGGGgcactcaaaaaattaaaaaaaataaataaaaaagtatgttACCAGGCGTGCTTGCTGCCAAGCTGCCTGGCCCAGACCTCGGTCCCTTCAgttctctctctcaatttgttttttttttctatctaaatGTTTCTAGTTTATTTGTTAGGCACAAATGTcaaaatatttgtataaatcCCATAATGCTCTCCCTGGAGCATACCACACTACCTTTATTAGCCAATAACCagcactttatttttttctccccaCCACCGGATGTAGCCTctaaaaatctataaataacaTGTCATGAGGTAAGAAAAGAGACTTTTACATGTCGTACGTTACTGCTCCAATTAAATACTCTCTTTTatgtacatttttttatatttattaacttaaatattgaaGATTTCCTATCCCGATAAAATACTTGTTTTACAAGTTAATCATCGGTCCAATatcacaatcataaaaaaaaaaaccaatttattcgAGGTTTTCCACCACTTCATCAATTTATATAGAGTTATTTGTATAATTGTAAGTAATTagcctttatttttataattaaaaaaagcttttatttGGCTATATTTATTAGAGAATCTATCAAAGATAACAATAAAGCAAAGTAGAAAatagatgagttttttttttccttttttctaatCAAGATTGAAAAacctaattatttttagatcaaaGCACTCCAACCTTCACTATCCATACCAAGAGTAGATAATGATTCAACTCTATCAATTTATAACAACAATACATCAATAATCAAGAAGTAAATACGTTTGGATATTAAGAAAGGGGGCGCTGTTATGAATTAATGGTATAAAAGTCAGAGGAGTGTCCTTGTCACCATCCCACCCTCTCCAATCCTTGCAGGTTGAAAAGCTCGTGAATTCAATCAATGGAGACAGATTGAATGTGAcaggttatatttttttagttccatGGCCATAACCATGTCAAGGGATCCATTATTCTATATCTTATCCTTTCCTTATCTTCTCCGGGCGTCGTTTAACCCCAGATGAGATACGACAAAGGCAATCAAGGCAAAGATTCCATCTAGATGCAGAAAAGTGAAGGATATGCAAACTGATTCTCTGTGttctaaaacacaaacaaaacaaaaactgtgATTCTCCCTGCCATAAACCCTAGCTGAGTatcttcaataataataataagcagcGCAAAAACTCATTACGCACGAAATCTTCTATGTGAAGCAGAGTAGCATGGGGGAGAGCTAGTTCCTCGGCAATTGGATATTTAAGAAATTTGTAGAAATTCAATGTGGGGAAAGGGGAGTACATGGACCAGGCTCCCCCGTGAACTCATTAGACGACGTTACAGCCATGGGTTAGGCGCCGGGTCCACAGCTCATTATCTGCAAATTTCTTTAAGATACAAAACAGTTGTAGCTTACCTAGTTGCCTGCTTCCATGCTGTGACCTCACTGGCTCACTCCCATGGCACAGGCAGCCAGAGTTCAAGAGGCTCTCGCCTGATTACATTATAGAAGCTAGTTTATTTTTGGGtattatctttttaagtgaatttttaaaaaataaattattttttgatattaacaaaaacattaaaaataagttgaaaaatactttttagtacttgattatgtcatgaaaaataaattaaaaaataacttattaatatttttttttcaagtttattagaataataagaaacaaatcttacaaaataaatcattattcgtaaaatattttatgaaacttCTTAGAATTTAAGTTTGAAGgttgattataaaatattttatgaaaaaaaaacacacaaaatatttttttttgaaaaaaatacaataacatttgtaaagaaaattctataaaatatgttatgcaaaataaatggaaatacCCTTAATGTATTCCTTTATTCACATCAACtacattgaattttttcaagCAACGGCTCCATACCGCTACGGTGATGGGCGGTGCAAAGATGCCATGCCCGTCCTTATTCACATCAACTACAATAAAGTCTGAATTCAAGTCCCATCCTCTCGGCGTTATTAGGCAACATTGTAATAATACGGTACAGCTCATTTAttcagcaaataaaaaataaaataaaaaatgaaacaccAACAATGTTATTAGAGTGTATGCCAATGCAGCAAATTGCATTTTAAATCGTGATTGGTCACGtaaaggatataaaaaataatatttttatgatcaacgtaattttaaatgtaattggCTACAGACAAACAGATCCTTTAATTAAAATAGCttcttgtcttatttttttcttttaatatgctACTTGTAACACAACAATAGACAATAAATATTAGggtgattgatatatatttgtttttgtacaaTCTTggagttttaaaatattgtttgtttttgatgtagagacattgtttttcaaaaaatttaatatttttgtttaaaattaattgtttttttagtgtatttttattgttttgatgtgctggtattgaaaataaattttaaaataaaaaaacatattattttgatgtattttcaagcaaaaaatactttaaaaacaatcattaccaGAATATCAAACACGCTCTAAAGTTATCCATGctttctttatgaaaaaaaccattatcatattatatttatttgatattttaaagtaaaaattataaatatgaaaagGATATAATTCTTAACatacttctatatatataaaattcaaaaataaatcatatttactGATGGAACCATGTTAGTCTTTCATGATTTTGGAACAAAAAAATGGCACAAGCAATTCATTAATCCGAACAAGG harbors:
- the LOC18104848 gene encoding cysteine proteinase mucunain, coding for MGLFRSSTLMLMLLFLVFALSSAFDMSIISYHQTHATKSSWRTDDEVMAMYEEWLVKHGKNYNALGEKEKRFEIFKDNLMFIDQHNSENRTYTVGLNRFADLTNEEFRSMYLGTRTGHKKRLPKTSDRYAPRVGDSLPDSVDWRKEGAVAEVKDQGGCGSCWAFSTIAAVEGINKIVTGDLIALSEQELVDCDTSYNEGCNGGLMDYAFEFIINNGGIDTEDDYPYLGRDGRCDTYRKNAKVVSIDSYEDVPENDETALKKAVANQPVSVAIEGGGRNFQLYNSGVFTGECGTSLDHGVAAVGYGTEKGKDYWIVRNSWGKSWGESGYIRMERNIASPTGKCGIAIEPSYPIKKGQNPPNPGPSPPSPVKPPSVCDNYFSCPDSSTCCCIFEYGKYCFAWGCCPLEGATCCDDHYSCCPHEYPVCNVNEGTCLISKGNPFGVKALRRTPAKPHWAHGTEGKNSVA